GGTTTTTATTGCAGATAAAGTCGTCTTATGCAAGAAATCTTGATTCAGAGAGGGTGATTCAGATTGAATCAACATACCAGTGAGCTGCAAAAAGGTGGGACAGGTTGGCATGAGAGGTTTTAAGGTCTTTGAGTCGAAGTGAAGCCTCTGTGTACACAAGCAGAATCCACAGAGACACCGTCGATATACAGATGCCTttctctgcagaaaaacatgaagtaATCAGGTGAAAATTCAAATACTCATTCTAGTAAATTCACAACTAATTCAATTATATTTATGAGTGGCTCGCTAAAGAGAGGAACAGAGTTTGTAACATGTTTGGGCAAAATCAGAACAAATTAAACAAGAATCCGCGTACTCACCTGTGTGCCATATGTAATTGAATAATACATAGGTGCTCGCCACAAAGAAGAGCCAGTGCAAAGGaacaaaaattaaacaaaagatgTCCAGAGTGAAGgcagcacagacaaaaacaacacaaataacctgcgaacaaagaaaacattaatgtCAGTAAAAATGCATTGGATTCACCGTGTGGGAGTATCATCATGTGAGCCACGTGCACACAGTATGTGATCACACAGTAGGAAATCTCATCTCACCAGCCCATGGCAGTGGAAAGTGGTGTACACACTCCCAAAAAAGAGCCAGCAGGGCCACAGATACTCCAGTCTGAATTCAAGGATGAAATCCGCCAGCAGCACCAGCGTCCACATCATCATAAACTTCAGGACGGTGTACGCACTGCAAAAAGAGCGGAGTAGTAAAAACTGGATCAGCACGGGGGTGTGTTCACTTTggatgaatgtaaaaatgtgtattcCGGGCCAAGAGTCTAGTAAATAAAGACATCTCAGATACAAAGAAGCTTCTTAAGCCAaggcattaaacacacacacacacacacacacataagccaAAAGAAGACTGTAAATCGGACACACGTTGCTAAACCTGCAATCGAGCAGCTGCATCTTAAAAACGCAGCCTGTCCTTTTAATTAGAGGCACTAAAGCACAATGACGGTTCCCTCGTTCGTTTTATTGGGCGACCACGAGCCAAACAAGGGCTGTGGTTTCCTCCTTTGTTCTGCTCATCCATAGGCTGCTATCACATCACCCCTTCTTTGTTTGGTAACCATGGCAATATTTCatctggaggagagagggagcaccGCAGCACCCTACTGCACATACACAAGTTCAAATCTCCCTTTTAATGGCACTGATACGACACGTTTGAATTAATCTTTCAAGTCATAATAGATATTAAACATGCAAGTCATtccacaacaataaaaaaagcaatatttcaTCTAAAAAGAGCAacgcgggggggggggggggggggacaaagaGTGACCAAGTTAATATCCACCTTATAATGTTGCTTCTATTTTAATTACTATTCTaattaattatttgaatttatCTCACTTATATTTTAAACATAACTGCCAAATAATCaagtatttcatatttttttaaaaaaactatatttcatCTTTAAGAataaggaggaagagaaaaggaggattgcagcattttaaatgatttaaatgatttaaagaaGTTAAAATCTGCCTTTGTAACATTAACAGAAGAGTGTAATGTTTTAATTCAGGTTAaagggttgttgttgtttttttttaatcatagcTGCCAAATATCCAAAGTTATTCCACAATAAAAAGGAGCCATCTGGCGAATTCACACTTAAAGACACTTAAAAGAACAGTTTGCATTTTCAAAACACAACATATCATTACATtgattttcctctctttgtcaTGCTAAACAATGCACGGTTAAAACAAGTGGTTTCTCTCTCCAGAGGCAGTCTTTTCTTGTCTGGACTCCGTCTAGACGCTTTCAAACAGTGCGTTACTGTGCGGAACGAGCCGCTGTTCTTTAGACGCAACAAAAGGCAGATGTTAGTGTTAACATGACGGCTGGTTAACTGTAGGTGTGATCTGGTGCTATGTGAAGGACAcagcctgaggaggagcaggccgACGCTAACTTGCACACAGCTGCTGATTTCTGCCTCTCAGTAAACAATGTCGGCTCAAGtcactcaacaacaacaacaacatcatcatcagcatcatcagcatcaccatcatcagcagcagcagcatgagagccgccctgtctcctctctgcctcctcaaaCCGGAGAGGTGACGggctgagaggcagacaggtgaCGACGGCTCGCATTTACACAAAGACGGAGCACCACAACAAAAGCAGCCCCCGCCAGGCGGCCAGCTACCTCTCAGACAGCTTCTCcgttattttcagttttttcattttccttagCCTGCTCGCGTCCACATATCGCTTCTTCATCTTATGGCTTCTGCTCCCTCCGTGCTGTTGTCGGGGTTCACACCGCGGCGGCAGCGAAGGAggatttaaagaaagaaaaggaaaaaaggagcgGAGATAgatggggggaaaaagaagGGGTCCGTCCGTGTGGAAGAGGATGCTCAGCTCAACCTGTGATGATGTCTGGGAGCTAATATGGGCTGCAGACGGCTCTGCGCGTGCGCAGTGGCTGTTGTACCTACAAGTGTCCATCGCAGGAGGGGAGCAGATCAACACACTGCACTTAGTGCGTGTTGTGGTGGTTGATGATGTTGTctcacacagtctcacagaCACCCAGTATGACAAATGAGTCGCCCTTTAGTAGATGCAGCAGTAGAAGCACATTTATTACACAGGTGGTGTTGTATCTACTGCAGTATGTCATCAGTGGGGGAACTAAATACCTTCAGTCAAGCACTGTGGTAAGCAATTTAGTGGTAAGAGTAAGGATTTCCACCTtatccaggtttttttttcatccactACGTTTCAGAAGAAAATATTCACAAttcattaatataataataatatcttgcacaaaaacacatatataGGTATAGTGCTTACAAATTGCTCTGTTAATGATTAAACTAATCATTAACTAAACTATTTTGCTTGTGACCCCTTATGataagaataaaatagaaatttaaATGTTGCCAATTTTTCTGGGGACCCTCTGGAGCCCCTTCAAGGACCCTTGAGGGTCCCTGGACCCCAGGTTGGGAACCAGTGCTTTACACCAAAGAGCCAGTTTCTGTCCTTGTTCTGCCAACTATtcacatggtttcatttaaactgCTGTTCAAGGCTCAGGGGGGTAAAAGTAAccagtacatatatatatagcactcagatcctttacttgaATAAAAATACTAATACCACAACTTAAGAATAGTCCATTGTAAGGAAAATGTTGCCAAAGTTAAAGTCTGCAATTACAATGAAAAAGTGTACTTAGGGTAACAAAAGAGTCAAAGTACTCagaagcagaaaagcagaaaaatggaCATTGTGAGTCTCctatttataaatattatacattaCATTCATATATGTTACTGATTTGTGATGATTTTATGTATGGATGCCTgcaacaaattattattttcatgttttatctaTTCACCTATCTATCTATGTTTTGTCTAATAATCTGAACCTCAAAATCATTAAAActacattcaaataaataaatgcaagaaAAGCAAACCTTCATATTTTAGAAGCTGGACATCTAAAACTGAAATGTTGGAAATGACAGTGTCCTGAGCAGCTGCATCACTTGTGACTGGGAAGTGGTATGTGGCTACAAGTCCAAGGCAATAGTGACTTGGTCACTTCACACCCTACCTGACTTAACCACCTTAGTACACACGGTGTATATTCTGGACACAAATATCCTCAGGGACcttcaaactgctgctgctgctactgtttaTATTTTGCTTCTCCTCTCCCCAGTTCTGTTGGTAAATGATACAGCAATATCCACAATATACACAAATATCCTACAAGCTACTGCTGCCATTGGACCATTACACTTATTTTTATACTCTCATTTACATATTCTGATTTGTCTTGTCAGCCTTGTAATATTTTTTGTCCACTACGTGTTtgtatcttgtttttttaaaatctttttttgtacCCATCTTGTATCTTGTTTGTACTCTTGCACCTACGTGTAGTCTGCATGTTGCTCCAAATTCAAACTAGGGGTTCAGGGTCAGATTTTCAAAAGCCAGCAATCATATCAGAATTTCTTTGGACTAGGGGAAACGCAGATGGATGACAATAAAGTCCCTAAACTTTGAATCATGAATTGAATCTTGAATTAATTAGATAATCTGCTGTATtgccaaaagtaaaaaaaaaatatatcaggAAAAATCTTATTGACAACCAGCACAGTGGGGCATCTGGAAGCTGTCCCCTGAGCCTCTGAATCCTGAATCCAGTAAACTGTACCTACTTCTGGAGAATGATGATTTTGAACGCTGAAGTGAAATCAAtaattgtgtgactgtgtgagtaaTTAGAATGAACAGCAGGGACCTGAGCACACGCCCCAGGGGGTCGTTGGTGCTGAGTGAGCCCTCTCCCTCTGAGCTCAGCATATACCTGCAGGCCACCATGCCCTGATCATTTGCATCTTACTATATTCTGTACATATCCTGTATACTCAAATATCCTCAGGGACCCACGGCCGCTGCTGCTATAGGACTTTTAtctggatatatatatatatataaatataaatatatatatatatataaatttaaaaaaatatatatatatatatagtatatctatatctatctatctatctatatatatatatatatatatatatatagatagatagatagatagatagatagatagatagatatagatagatagatagatattttacactctcatttatattttatttattgtcgtacctttttatttttaacacaatGCTGTAACAGATTTTGCCCTGCATATTGCACAACATGTCTGTCATATTAGTTGGGCACCAGATACtattacaaacaaataaacatgcTGTATTGGCCCCTGatgcaaaacagaaagaaggaCTGAAGTAACATTCAGACTACAAGTAAGTGCAAGAGtacaaacaagacacaaaacaagaTTAAAACACGTAGAGCATTacccaaaacaaaatgaaattagaaGGCtgtaataaaaaatagaaaagtatAGATAGAAATATAGATGAGATTAGAGAATAGTCTATATGTATGTTGTTAGCTGAGCTAAGTCATATCTTTACGTACATGGtataacatatttttattaaatgttttatgtattttaccatgccttttgttaaactttgaAAATGTTCTATGTGTCACATGGCTGCAAAAAAATCCCTTTGAGGACAATATAGCTTGATTTTGAGAGCTTAACAAACTGGATGTCAAGATAATAAACACTATTCACAAGCGGGTGTGAGCGAGGCAATAGGTaatggacccaaatgcagacaaCCCCTTCAGACAGTAACACTTCAGGGGTTTTATTGAAGAGATGAAGATACATATGCTGCCTAGTAAGTccaaacagaagaagaatttaATTCCCTGGATAGCAGGAACAGCTATCGAAAGGTAAAAGGTtcatgcaggcaggcaggtagCCTACAGGTACAGGGGTCAAGTAACAGGATCCAGAGGCTCAAGGGCTTCAAGATATCCTACCAAACCGGTGAGAATGCTGAACAATTATAGGATTATTAGGCTAATAACCAGGATGCCCtggagtttgtgtgttcatttctAACGTGTCTGAGTGAGCCTGTGTATATAAATCACACCTGTTGCTCTCCCAAGCAGACAGTCCTGGACTCAACCATGACTATGTACACTTTCTCCGTCCTGTGTGTCTTGGGCCTCGTTGCTGTTCTTCAGGTGCCAGGCATCTCTGCAGGCTGGTTTGTAAGTGTCTTCTAATACCGAATTATACTGAGCGTTTATTTCTTAGtttgttattataaaaaaatctagctttttaaaaaatgtcttccTTTTTGCTTCTGATGGGCAATAAACTAACCgttattttctctctcatctctgaaAACCCTACCTGAAGGATGGTAAGTGTTTGTAATTACTACTATTATATGATACGTTTTTGTATATTCATTCACATTAAAACTTCACAAAATcttgtttttggtttatttagCCTTTAGCAGCCATgggggcggcggcggcggcggtggcggcTCAACGGACATTACTCAGGCTGAAAAAGATGAGATTGTGCACAAGCATAATGAGCTGAGAAGAAATGTCCAGCCCAGTGCTAGCAACATGTTGGAAATGGTAACGTACTGATAATgtatcaaaataataatttcaaatacaTAGTGTGCTAGTGCTAGTTAGTGCTTGATTTGATATCGTACAGCGTTTTAGAAAGACATAacattttttcagattttccaGACAAGCACGCAGGACTTTCCTGGTGTATATGCTGTAGTGGTTTACATCTTTAATGGCTGatctgtcctctcctccccacagAGCTGGAATGAGGAGGCCGCAGCCAACGCTCGGAGGTGGGCCAACAGCTGCTCCATGAAGCACAGCCCTCGTAGCTCCAGAGATATCAGCAGTGAGTTCACCATAAcatctttacatttttgaaCCCATATCTAACAAAAAGTCTGGCCAACACCTGCGCCATGGGGCACAGCTCCAAGAGTGACAGAGTGATCAGCAGTGAGTTCATTATAGCACCTTTACATCTTTTAAACCAGATCTTACAAAACATCAGCCACACTGTAATTTTACAAGCACACAGATGAGTGAGAACTACTGTTACTTAACAAGTTTGAATAACATGTTTGTAAGCATTTTATTCTTGTCGGAGCATTTTAGACAAACTTAACTGAATCAACCATTAAAGTGAACCTAATTGTGGCTGCGTTTGGATTAAAAGTATAAAACGATGGATGTGGATTAATGAATTGTAATTTGAATGAATGTATCATCATCATGGTATATTATGgaaatttttttaaagtgcatccaattattattttttgagatagaacacaaataaatacattgtacAGGTTGTATGTCTTACAGAATTTTATGCAGGTATATCGCTAGGTTATCTTTTAAAGACAGAGCTAATATTTTAACTGCAGATCAGATCTTCCATATGTTTCATCATCAGGACCAATAGATGGATACACAGTAGGTTTTATTGACTTAAACCGCACATTAAGTGGCCTCTTGATTGTGAATTAAGTGCATGTTCATACTGGGTTTTAAGAGGACTAAAGAAtcgctctctcctcctgtttaaCTGTAGCCAGCGGCTGTGGTGAGAACCTGTACATGTCCAGCTGGAAGAACAGCTGGAGCAATGCTATCCAGGCCTGGTACGACGAGGTGAAGGACTGGCGCTACGGAGTGGGATCTACCAACGGAGGAGTGGTCGGACACTTTACACAGGTGAGCTCATGTATCACATTTTGATTGGTCTGGCTCAGTCGCATATATCTTACAAAactgaagaagaagcagaagaagagctCCTGGTGattttatctatatttatatctatactTATGTCTTGTTCTCTGCACAGGTTGTTTGGTACAGGTCCAACCAAGTTGGCTGTGCCATGGCCTACTGTCCCAACGCTCAATACAAGTACTTCTACGTCTGCCAGTACTGCCCACCGTAAGTACAGAACATATTTTCTCTTAAGAAAGTCAAgcatatttttcacttttagtaAACATTAACACCAGTTTTGTTGTTTCCACTGAgtatagagagatagagagagagtgggagataATAGAGAGAATAGAGTGGGAGATAATTTATTAATGAATCATTAATCAGTTATCTGTTGATCATAAGTTACTCCTCACCCCTGTAAAACTGGTACATCATACTGAGTAGTTAGTAAGTAATGTTATTCAGGAACTACTAATTAACAATTGATTAATTATCAAGTTGCTCCTCGCTCATTTCTCAATAACTACCATAGTTTTGTGTACCATATTGTTAAGTGTTACCCCATTATCTAATATCAGCGGTATTTGTATCAAATGTTTGTATGTCCAAAAAGTGTTGATTTTTCACATAAATCATCAGCACATCATCAGataatattttcacaataatGTGAAAATCATCATTTAGAGACACTAAAGTGAAAGCTCTGTAATGCTCAGCagaaatgagggaaaaaaactacaatttgtGTCTAATTTGTCCCCCCAAACCTTGCTGAGCAGTCATTAAAGAGTGACTAAAAAGTGCATTGCCTTCTCAAATCATATCAGTGATGATGTTTGCGCTGTGTGAATCTTTTATACTTATACTTTTATACTCTACATCACAGCGGAAACTACCAGTTGGCTCGTCCCTACAAGGCAGGATCCACCTGCGGTGACTGCCCCGATGACTGCAACAACAGACTGTGCAGTAAGTGACAAATATAGCACCCGAGTGACTGGAGTTTGGCTAACACCTAGCACCATATAAACATTTAATGGGTAGTTCAGTTCACACTATGACTGCATAGTTGTATGCAGATAAATGGGCATTTTTTAAGAGTAACTTATCACTAAATCCATTTTTCTGAGTTTGTAATTTACATGTACAGTCACTTGATCACACCATTTACTGATCCTGCTCCTATTTTATAGTGTTATTCTATTTTCGTATATTTTACACCAAaaaatgaattgttttattaacatttGAACTTTAGTTTTGATTATTTGTCATTATCTAGAGGACATTATGTACAGGCCTTCAATCTCAAGTGAAATCTGTTCAATggtttcttgtttttcttatttatgaATCATTTTCTCCGTCTCTTCCAGACAACCCCTGCCACTACACTGACAAGTACGGTAACTGTCCTGACCTGAAAGAGGAGTGGGGCTGCAGCAACAGCGACGTTGCCTCTTGGTGTCGCGCCTCCTGCAAGTGCACCAATGAGATCATTTAAATGCCACCTGTGGGGTTCAGGCTTTATCATTCAGTTTCAATAAATCTATGCAGCATTAAAACTTGCGTCCCGCTGATTTAATACTTCTGCTTGACCTGCTCTGTAATCAGCAGAAATTAAAGAGGCAGTTTACTTTGGCATGGTGCCTCTCTAGACAAACAATTGCGGCAGGGCCAGGTATTTAAGGTGTAAACTCACAAAGAAGGAGAACATACTTGATAGGGAGGTTTTGGCAAGAGTGTGAGGAAAAGTTAATTCCATGGTAATTTCCCAAAGCTGCaccacaaaacaaccacagttAAAGACCACACCTGCTTACTGTGGTGAATAATAcagatatatgtatatatatatagatgtataATGCTCTGCGGAACATATCCAAGATTTAAAAACCAAGACTTCCTGCAATATTTTGTCGAGTATTTGCTAACTCTTTAAAAGTGATTAATGTCCTAAGACCAATGAGAACAaagttttttgttattgtgatgCACTGCACACTGCTAGGTACATTTTGGGAGGGTTTCCTGTTGAATCCCGACTGAAAAGGAAACTTCCTGTTAGATAAGATGGTCACCTGACCTTGAAATGCGTTGCTTCCCATTTTCAAGGAAGCCTtgagcaaaatgacaaaatgctcAGTGGTGAAATGTAACTATGTACATTCAGATGCTCAGAAATTAGTGAGAAACAGCATCATATGCACCAGAGGTGCTTCTTTCATCCAACCAATAGTCCAAACCTCAAAACACTAAAcattaattatgaaaaatagTTACAAGGAAAATGAAACTcacacatttcagaagctgAAATCATTCAATCAGTTTAGtagttttacataaaaaaaattacttcagaaacagaaaagttgcTAATTATTTCTGTGTGACTTGACTAATAATTTCAGCTCTGGTTGCATGTATTTATAGGCATATTTATTAGGAAATATCCCATTTCATAAATTCTTAACTATATTGTAATTACATCTGTCAAATAATGGTAGTGAAGTGAAAAGTCCAATATTtcccaataataataataataataataataataatacattttatttttagggcgcctttcaaagctcacaaggtcgccgtacagaatacacataaaacatacaatataatagataaaacaggtACAATGAATTGTAAGTAAAAGAAGAGGCATGAAAAGGAAATACACAAGTACATGTATGTCAAAATTGTACTAAAGTACATTACTGGAGCTCTCTAGGAGGGACACCCTATATGCAGGTCAACACTGGTTGTCGAGGTGGGGTTACCTGTGGTGAAAAGGCTAAATTGGTAGATTATGTTACAGTCTGAGTTAACAGTGCAACAGCGAGCTACCCCCTTAACTACAAGATGTGT
Above is a genomic segment from Pempheris klunzingeri isolate RE-2024b chromosome 18, fPemKlu1.hap1, whole genome shotgun sequence containing:
- the LOC139218162 gene encoding cysteine-rich venom protein-like, with amino-acid sequence MTMYTFSVLCVLGLVAVLQVPGISAGWFVTFSSHGGGGGGGGGSTDITQAEKDEIVHKHNELRRNVQPSASNMLEMSWNEEAAANARRWANSCSMKHSPRSSRDISTSGCGENLYMSSWKNSWSNAIQAWYDEVKDWRYGVGSTNGGVVGHFTQVVWYRSNQVGCAMAYCPNAQYKYFYVCQYCPPGNYQLARPYKAGSTCGDCPDDCNNRLCNNPCHYTDKYGNCPDLKEEWGCSNSDVASWCRASCKCTNEII